In Chryseobacterium lactis, a single genomic region encodes these proteins:
- a CDS encoding Maf family protein, whose protein sequence is MKLLLASQSPRRKELLSSLGFAFKVVKIDCEEIIPEHLKIEEAAAYLSELKADAFRNLVDDEVLLTADTVVAIDNQILGKPKDKEDAQNMLRRLSGKTHQVYTGITIKTADKIYTETDVADVTFDEITDEEIEYYIQNYKPFDKAGSYGIQEWLGMAKIKTMTGSFYTIMGLPTHLVYKILKEI, encoded by the coding sequence ATGAAATTACTTTTAGCCTCACAATCACCAAGAAGAAAAGAACTGCTTTCAAGCCTTGGATTTGCATTCAAAGTGGTCAAAATTGACTGTGAAGAGATTATCCCGGAGCATTTGAAAATAGAGGAAGCGGCCGCTTATTTATCTGAATTAAAAGCAGATGCCTTCAGAAACTTGGTAGACGACGAAGTTTTACTGACAGCAGATACTGTAGTTGCCATTGATAATCAAATCCTTGGAAAACCAAAAGATAAAGAGGACGCTCAAAATATGCTTCGCCGTCTTTCCGGAAAAACACATCAGGTGTATACAGGAATTACGATTAAAACAGCGGATAAAATCTATACGGAGACCGACGTTGCAGACGTAACATTTGATGAAATTACCGATGAAGAAATAGAGTATTATATTCAAAATTATAAGCCGTTTGATAAAGCCGGAAGCTATGGCATCCAGGAATGGCTGGGAATGGCCAAGATTAAGACGATGACTGGAAGTTTTTACACGATTATGGGACTTCCTACTCATCTTGTGTACAAAATTTTGAAAGAAATATAA
- a CDS encoding Rossmann-like and DUF2520 domain-containing protein — MQIVIIGSGNVAYHMAKAFTQKGIPLTQIFGRNEKELNKISEELNIPYSTENLEDADLYIICVSDHSVEKVSKIITKKNCLVAHTSGSLPKEILAGEYRKASFYPLQTFSKSKELDYEKIPFFIETENENDKKVLFELASEISKNVMESNHEKRKYIHLTAVFACNFVNHLFSRAKEISDSQDIPFDYFLPLIDETVQKIYEIEPKLAQTGPAVRNDVRVLQLHEQLLKGESLDIYKVMNHSIQKMYEL, encoded by the coding sequence ATGCAAATTGTAATTATCGGTTCCGGAAATGTTGCCTATCATATGGCCAAAGCTTTCACTCAGAAAGGCATTCCTTTGACCCAGATTTTTGGAAGGAACGAAAAAGAATTGAATAAAATTTCTGAAGAACTCAACATCCCATACTCCACCGAAAATTTGGAAGATGCAGATCTATACATCATCTGTGTGAGTGATCATTCTGTAGAGAAAGTTTCTAAGATCATTACTAAGAAAAACTGTCTGGTAGCCCACACTTCAGGCTCTCTTCCCAAAGAAATCCTGGCAGGCGAATATAGAAAAGCAAGTTTTTATCCCTTACAGACATTTTCCAAATCAAAAGAGCTGGACTATGAAAAAATTCCGTTCTTCATTGAGACGGAGAATGAAAATGATAAAAAGGTTTTATTTGAGCTGGCTTCCGAAATTTCAAAAAATGTCATGGAAAGCAATCATGAAAAAAGAAAATACATTCACCTGACGGCTGTTTTTGCCTGCAATTTTGTGAACCACCTTTTTTCAAGAGCGAAAGAAATTTCAGATTCTCAGGATATTCCGTTTGATTATTTTTTACCCTTAATTGATGAAACGGTTCAGAAGATTTATGAAATTGAGCCTAAATTAGCGCAAACCGGTCCTGCGGTAAGAAATGACGTTAGGGTTTTACAGTTGCATGAACAGTTATTAAAAGGCGAAAGTCTTGATATTTATAAAGTAATGAATCATTCTATTCAGAAAATGTATGAGCTATAA
- a CDS encoding KdsC family phosphatase, with protein MSYKEKLKDIKAFVFDVDGVFTDGSVYLLPGGNMCRVMNVLDGYAVVKALKNNYLIGVITGGNDDMVKHRINYLGIQDYYPKSHNKIEDFEDFKKKYNLKNEEILTMGDDLPDIHIMESSAIAACPENAVPEVKGISDYISPKMGGSGAVRDVIEQVMKVQGNWHDDNTQSV; from the coding sequence ATGAGCTATAAAGAGAAATTAAAAGATATTAAAGCATTTGTATTTGATGTTGATGGAGTTTTCACAGACGGGAGTGTTTATCTTTTACCCGGAGGAAACATGTGCAGAGTAATGAATGTGCTGGATGGCTATGCAGTAGTTAAAGCATTAAAAAACAATTATTTAATAGGTGTAATCACCGGTGGAAACGATGACATGGTAAAACATAGAATCAATTACCTTGGAATACAGGATTATTATCCGAAATCTCATAATAAAATTGAAGATTTTGAAGATTTCAAAAAGAAGTATAATCTTAAAAATGAAGAGATTCTGACGATGGGAGATGATCTCCCGGATATTCATATCATGGAAAGTTCAGCGATTGCAGCATGTCCTGAAAATGCGGTACCGGAAGTTAAAGGAATTTCAGACTATATCTCTCCTAAAATGGGCGGAAGCGGAGCAGTACGTGATGTGATTGAACAGGTAATGAAAGTTCAGGGGAACTGGCATGATGATAATACTCAATCTGTATAA